Proteins from one Prevotella sp. E2-28 genomic window:
- a CDS encoding YihY/virulence factor BrkB family protein encodes MKKLIHFLQVDIWRIPDEELSPVRRVVYEVIKIASLAIRFFTTKRVMNQASALTYSTLLAIVPILAVVFAIARGFGYNKYIEVWFRDAFSSQPQVAEVLISFVNSYLVHTKSGIFLGVGLVFMLYTVMMLVNNIELTFNEIWQVKKKRSIFRTITDYLAMFFLFPILIVVSSGLSLFLATMANSMDGFMLLGSTIRFMIDAAPYFLMSLLFISLYVFMPNTHVKVKNAIVPGLLSGIAMQVVQFVYIHSQMWVTGYNAIYGSFAALPLFMLWVQISWTICLFGAELTYTSQNLDFYDYDAHTDDISHRYQLMISAILMSRICKRFADGKTAPSADDLRIETGIPIRIVNDLLYKLAEAKLVIEVSSDEKGGISTFVPAESLNNLSVGVMIDRLEAQGSWKLDLPLTNLMNAEWSRAIVIRSAYLRQEHDVRLENLY; translated from the coding sequence GTGAAGAAACTGATACATTTCCTACAAGTAGATATTTGGCGTATTCCCGATGAGGAGTTGTCGCCTGTGCGTCGTGTGGTTTACGAAGTCATCAAGATTGCTTCGTTAGCTATTCGCTTTTTTACAACCAAACGGGTGATGAATCAAGCATCTGCCCTTACCTACTCTACCCTCTTGGCTATAGTGCCCATACTGGCTGTGGTGTTCGCCATAGCCCGAGGTTTCGGCTATAATAAGTATATAGAGGTATGGTTCCGCGATGCATTCTCATCTCAACCGCAAGTGGCTGAAGTGCTCATCAGTTTTGTAAACAGTTATCTGGTACATACCAAGAGTGGCATTTTCCTGGGTGTCGGTTTGGTGTTCATGCTCTACACAGTAATGATGCTGGTGAACAACATCGAGCTGACTTTTAACGAGATATGGCAGGTAAAGAAGAAACGTAGCATCTTCCGTACCATTACGGACTATCTGGCAATGTTCTTCCTCTTCCCCATCCTCATTGTAGTATCATCAGGTCTTAGCCTCTTCTTGGCCACAATGGCTAATTCTATGGATGGGTTCATGCTTCTTGGCTCTACCATTAGATTCATGATTGATGCTGCCCCCTACTTCCTGATGTCCCTGCTATTCATCAGCCTTTACGTCTTCATGCCCAACACACATGTGAAGGTGAAAAACGCTATTGTTCCAGGTCTCTTATCAGGTATAGCGATGCAGGTTGTACAGTTTGTATATATCCATTCACAGATGTGGGTTACGGGTTACAACGCTATCTACGGATCTTTTGCCGCACTCCCTCTGTTTATGCTCTGGGTACAGATTTCGTGGACTATCTGTCTTTTTGGTGCCGAACTGACCTATACTTCCCAGAATCTGGATTTCTACGACTATGATGCCCATACCGATGATATTTCCCATCGCTATCAGCTGATGATTTCCGCAATACTCATGTCGCGTATCTGCAAACGATTTGCTGATGGGAAAACGGCGCCTTCAGCTGACGATCTTCGTATTGAGACAGGTATTCCTATCCGTATTGTCAATGATTTGCTTTACAAACTTGCTGAAGCCAAACTGGTCATCGAGGTTTCTTCTGACGAAAAAGGAGGCATATCAACATTTGTACCTGCCGAGAGTCTGAACAATCTTAGTGTTGGTGTTATGATTGACCGTCTTGAGGCTCAAGGAAGTTGGAAACTAGACCTGCCACTTACTAACCTGATGAATGCAGAATGGAGTCGCGCCATTGTGATACGTTCTGCCTATCTGCGTCAGGAACACGACGTAAGACTGGAGAATCTATATTAA
- the galK gene encoding galactokinase, producing the protein MDIEFVRSRFIKHFDGKTGNVYASPGRINLIGEHTDYNGGFVFPGAVDKGIIAEMRPNGTEDTVMAYAIDLKDRVDFKLNDPAGPTASWARYIYGISLEMKKLGVPVKGFNIAFAGDVPLGAGMSSSAAMESCFACGLNDLFGENKVSQWDMVLAGQATEHNYCGVNCGIMDQFASVFGKAGCLMRLDCRSREFEYFPFKPDGYRLVLLDSVVKHQLAGSPYNDRRNSCENVVKHIQAKHPEGKFETLRDCTWEQLEEVKAEVGEEDYKRAKFVLGEKDRVLAVCDALNEGDYEKVGEMMYKTHEGLSKDYEVSCEELDFLNDIAKECGVTGSRIMGGGFGGCTINLVRNDLYKQFIETAKQKFNAKYGHEPKVYDVVIGDGSRKLC; encoded by the coding sequence ATGGACATTGAATTTGTAAGAAGTCGCTTCATCAAGCATTTCGACGGAAAAACAGGAAATGTATATGCATCTCCCGGTCGTATCAATCTGATTGGTGAGCACACCGACTATAACGGCGGATTTGTATTCCCCGGAGCAGTAGATAAAGGTATCATCGCAGAGATGCGTCCCAATGGAACAGAAGACACTGTTATGGCTTATGCCATTGACCTGAAGGATCGTGTAGATTTTAAGCTGAATGACCCTGCTGGTCCCACCGCATCTTGGGCTCGCTATATCTACGGTATTTCTCTGGAGATGAAGAAGCTGGGCGTTCCCGTAAAGGGCTTCAACATTGCTTTTGCTGGTGATGTGCCCCTTGGCGCTGGTATGTCTTCAAGTGCTGCTATGGAGAGCTGCTTCGCTTGCGGTCTGAACGACCTCTTTGGCGAAAACAAGGTTTCACAGTGGGATATGGTGCTGGCTGGTCAGGCTACTGAGCACAACTACTGCGGTGTAAACTGCGGTATCATGGACCAGTTTGCCTCTGTATTCGGTAAGGCAGGCTGCCTGATGCGTCTGGATTGCCGTAGCCGCGAGTTCGAATACTTCCCATTCAAGCCTGATGGCTATCGTCTGGTTCTGCTCGACTCTGTTGTGAAGCACCAGTTGGCAGGCTCTCCCTACAATGATCGCCGCAACAGCTGCGAGAATGTAGTGAAGCACATTCAGGCTAAGCACCCAGAGGGTAAGTTTGAGACCCTGCGCGACTGCACATGGGAGCAGCTTGAGGAAGTGAAGGCTGAAGTAGGCGAAGAGGACTACAAGCGCGCAAAGTTCGTGCTGGGCGAGAAAGACCGCGTACTCGCTGTCTGCGACGCTCTGAACGAAGGCGACTACGAGAAGGTAGGTGAAATGATGTACAAGACTCACGAAGGCCTGTCAAAGGATTACGAGGTATCTTGCGAAGAGCTCGACTTCCTGAACGATATTGCTAAGGAATGCGGTGTTACAGGTTCTCGTATCATGGGTGGCGGCTTTGGTGGTTGCACCATCAACTTGGTACGCAACGACCTTTACAAACAGTTCATTGAGACTGCCAAGCAGAAGTTCAACGCTAAGTACGGTCACGAACCCAAGGTTTACGACGTAGTTATCGGTGACGGTTCACGTAAGCTCTGCTAA
- a CDS encoding MFS transporter — translation MSQKQTQSYLFPLIIVFIVCFLIGFITTMNNSMIAFLSEAFNLSAQQGQYVNTAFYGAYLLAIPFAMLMSKIGYKGTLLLGLAVAGIGFVINSFGINWAIGAGANVYIVFLLSMCIVAMGVVMLQNVANPYVMVLGKPESGAFRMTLSQALNSVATTVAPIFITTIIIAGQAPTPDAVPGPFLGLGIFTLIICGILVFLKLPKIDEGKQAEEESGEKKEYKSSVFKYAHVWLGALAIFMYMGVEIGVPSMLPYRFSLLYPDMNPAECAALATNYLAFYWGGMMVGRFIGAGILTKFEPRKLLTACLCLGAICIGLSLIFASSMVGIWLMLAAGLFHSVMWPLIFNLGLQELGPHTKAASGVINTGVIGGALLMPVMGAIVDAAGVIVALCAMFVFYAYIIWFCNWGSKIGINVK, via the coding sequence ATGTCACAAAAACAAACCCAGAGTTACTTATTTCCTCTGATTATTGTGTTCATTGTATGTTTCCTCATTGGATTCATTACAACAATGAACAATTCGATGATTGCCTTCCTTTCAGAGGCATTTAACCTTTCTGCCCAGCAAGGTCAGTATGTCAACACTGCATTCTACGGAGCCTATCTGTTGGCTATCCCATTTGCTATGTTGATGAGCAAAATTGGCTATAAAGGAACTTTGCTGCTTGGTCTTGCCGTAGCTGGTATCGGTTTCGTCATCAACTCATTTGGAATCAACTGGGCAATCGGTGCTGGTGCCAACGTGTACATCGTATTCCTGCTGTCTATGTGTATCGTAGCAATGGGTGTTGTGATGCTGCAGAATGTGGCCAATCCTTATGTGATGGTGCTTGGTAAACCTGAGTCTGGCGCTTTCCGCATGACATTGTCACAAGCTTTGAACTCTGTAGCTACAACGGTGGCTCCTATCTTCATTACCACTATCATCATCGCAGGTCAGGCTCCTACGCCTGATGCAGTTCCTGGACCTTTCTTGGGCCTCGGTATCTTTACGCTGATTATCTGCGGTATTCTGGTATTCCTGAAGCTGCCGAAAATTGACGAAGGCAAACAGGCTGAAGAAGAAAGCGGAGAGAAGAAAGAATACAAATCCAGCGTTTTCAAGTATGCACACGTATGGCTGGGCGCTCTTGCAATCTTTATGTATATGGGTGTCGAGATTGGTGTTCCCTCTATGCTCCCCTACCGTTTCTCACTGCTCTATCCAGACATGAATCCTGCTGAGTGTGCAGCACTGGCAACAAACTATCTGGCATTCTATTGGGGTGGTATGATGGTTGGACGTTTCATCGGTGCTGGTATCCTGACTAAGTTTGAGCCTCGTAAGTTACTGACAGCCTGCTTATGTCTCGGTGCAATCTGCATCGGTCTATCGCTAATCTTTGCTTCTTCAATGGTTGGTATCTGGTTGATGCTGGCTGCAGGTCTATTCCACTCTGTGATGTGGCCTCTTATCTTCAACCTCGGCCTGCAGGAGCTTGGTCCTCACACCAAGGCTGCTTCTGGTGTAATTAACACTGGTGTAATTGGCGGTGCTCTGCTGATGCCTGTGATGGGTGCTATCGTTGACGCTGCTGGCGTTATCGTTGCTCTCTGCGCCATGTTCGTATTCTACGCTTACATCATCTGGTTCTGCAACTGGGGTAGTAAGATTGGCATTAACGTGAAATAA